A genomic window from Pseudogulbenkiania sp. MAI-1 includes:
- a CDS encoding ABC transporter ATP-binding protein: protein MSQLQVNNLGVRFATLDGEVQAVNGVSFELERGQTLGIVGESGSGKSQSVLAMMGLLAKNGLASGEALYQGKNLLTMSPRELNRIRGNRVSMIFQDPMTSLNPYLTVERQMTEVLELHKGMRRKEARKRAIELLEAVRIPDAARRIDMYPHEFSGGMRQRVMIAMALLCEPEVLIADEPTTALDVTVQAQILALLKDLQRDFGTAIIMITHDLGVVAGLCDRVMVMYGGRVMEQGPAENIFYQPSHPYTIGLLGALPRLDHDGDELLSIPGNPPNMANMPKGCPFFERCVHASERCARELPALVPASHRADVLRACHKPAEQLIPTMHKEVARA from the coding sequence ATGTCACAGTTGCAAGTAAATAATCTTGGCGTGCGCTTTGCCACGCTGGACGGCGAGGTGCAGGCGGTCAACGGCGTCAGCTTCGAGCTGGAGCGCGGCCAGACCCTGGGGATCGTCGGCGAGTCCGGCTCCGGCAAGAGCCAGAGCGTGCTGGCGATGATGGGGCTCCTGGCGAAGAACGGCCTGGCCAGCGGAGAAGCGCTGTACCAGGGCAAGAACCTGCTGACGATGAGCCCGCGCGAACTCAACCGCATCCGCGGTAACCGCGTGTCGATGATCTTCCAGGACCCGATGACCTCGCTCAATCCCTACCTGACGGTGGAGCGGCAGATGACCGAGGTGCTCGAACTGCACAAGGGCATGCGCCGCAAGGAGGCCAGGAAGCGTGCGATCGAGCTGCTGGAAGCGGTGCGCATCCCGGATGCGGCGCGGCGCATCGACATGTACCCGCATGAATTCTCCGGCGGCATGCGCCAGCGCGTGATGATCGCCATGGCGCTGTTGTGCGAGCCGGAGGTGCTGATCGCCGATGAGCCGACCACCGCGCTCGACGTCACGGTGCAGGCGCAGATCCTGGCCTTGCTCAAGGACCTGCAGCGCGATTTCGGCACCGCCATCATCATGATCACCCACGACCTGGGGGTGGTGGCCGGGCTGTGCGACCGCGTGATGGTGATGTACGGCGGCCGCGTGATGGAGCAGGGGCCGGCCGAGAACATCTTCTACCAGCCCTCGCACCCGTACACCATCGGCCTCTTGGGCGCGCTGCCGCGTCTCGATCACGACGGCGACGAGTTGCTGAGCATCCCCGGCAACCCGCCCAATATGGCCAACATGCCCAAGGGCTGCCCGTTCTTTGAGCGTTGCGTCCATGCCAGTGAGCGCTGCGCCAGGGAACTGCCGGCGCTGGTCCCGGCCAGCCACCGGGCGGACGTGCTGCGCGCCTGCCACAAGCCGGCCGAGCAACTGATCCCGACGATGCACAAGGAGGTGGCCCGTGCCTGA
- the oppB gene encoding oligopeptide ABC transporter permease OppB, whose translation MWSYAFRRVLMTIPTLLVVITVCYLMLHATPGGPFDGERKVSEAVLANLQAKYHLDMPLWQQYLYYLKGLLQGDLGASFRYADWSVNDLVAKALPVSATIGGGSLLISVVIGVGLGIVAALRQNSLVDYLVMLIGNIGSAFPSFVIGPVLIMVFAIWLGVAPAGGWNDFDVRYMLLPMALLTFINVSTIGRVMRGSLIEVLNSNFIRTARAKGLPLSTIVFRHALKPALLPVVSVLGPLAISSITAAVVTESVFSLPGIGKLIVNGAANRDYTLVLGLVVLVTVVAVVLNLLVDLAYALLDPKIRY comes from the coding sequence ATGTGGTCTTACGCTTTCCGCCGCGTGCTGATGACGATCCCGACCCTGCTCGTCGTCATCACCGTCTGTTACCTGATGCTGCATGCCACCCCTGGCGGGCCGTTCGACGGCGAACGCAAGGTGTCGGAGGCAGTGCTGGCCAACCTGCAGGCCAAGTACCACCTCGACATGCCCTTGTGGCAGCAATACCTGTATTACCTGAAGGGCCTGTTGCAGGGCGACCTGGGCGCCTCGTTCCGCTACGCCGACTGGAGCGTGAACGACCTGGTGGCCAAGGCCCTGCCGGTGTCGGCCACGATCGGTGGCGGCTCGCTGCTGATCTCGGTGGTGATCGGCGTCGGCCTCGGCATCGTCGCCGCGCTGCGCCAGAACAGCCTGGTCGATTACCTGGTGATGCTGATCGGCAATATCGGCAGCGCCTTTCCGTCGTTCGTGATCGGCCCGGTGCTGATCATGGTGTTCGCGATCTGGCTTGGCGTGGCGCCGGCCGGCGGCTGGAACGACTTCGACGTGCGCTACATGCTGCTGCCGATGGCCTTGCTGACCTTCATCAACGTCTCGACCATCGGCCGGGTGATGCGCGGCAGCCTGATCGAGGTGCTGAACAGCAACTTCATCCGTACCGCGCGCGCCAAGGGGCTGCCGCTCTCCACCATCGTGTTCCGCCACGCGCTGAAGCCGGCGCTGCTGCCGGTGGTGTCGGTGCTGGGGCCGCTGGCGATCTCGTCGATCACCGCCGCGGTGGTGACCGAGTCGGTGTTTTCCTTGCCCGGCATCGGCAAGCTGATCGTCAACGGCGCCGCCAACCGCGACTACACCCTGGTGCTGGGGCTGGTGGTGCTGGTGACCGTGGTCGCCGTGGTACTGAACCTGCTGGTCGACCTGGCCTACGCGCTGCTCGACCCGAAAATCCGTTATTGA
- a CDS encoding ABC transporter permease subunit, translated as MLFQRKQSALAAVLDGAATVAPVEGRSPWVDARHRFLRNKAAVASLVILTLITLACIVGPLLLPNAFDDTDWDAMSVAPTLQGWHWFGTDELGRDLLVRCLIGGRISLMVGLMATIASVTIGIVWGATAGFFGGKVDSLMMRLVDMMYAVPYLLIAILMVTLLGREFSLVVLTITVFSWMDMARVVRGQTLSIRSKEFIEAARAIGVPTRQLIFRHVVPNLLGIVVIYTTVTVPGVILTESVLSFLGLGVQEPMTSWGVLIEDGVGVMETTPWILLFPAGLLSLTLYCANYVGDGLRDALDPKDR; from the coding sequence ATGCTGTTCCAACGCAAACAATCGGCGCTGGCCGCGGTGCTCGACGGCGCCGCCACCGTGGCACCGGTCGAGGGGCGCAGCCCCTGGGTCGACGCCCGCCACCGCTTCCTGCGCAACAAGGCCGCCGTGGCAAGTCTGGTGATCCTGACCCTGATCACGCTGGCCTGTATCGTCGGGCCGCTGCTCCTGCCCAACGCCTTCGACGACACCGACTGGGACGCCATGAGCGTGGCGCCGACGCTGCAGGGCTGGCACTGGTTCGGCACCGACGAGTTGGGGCGCGACCTGTTGGTGCGCTGCCTGATCGGCGGGCGCATTTCGTTGATGGTGGGGCTGATGGCGACCATCGCCTCGGTCACCATCGGCATCGTCTGGGGCGCCACCGCCGGTTTCTTCGGCGGCAAGGTCGATTCGCTGATGATGCGCCTGGTGGACATGATGTACGCCGTGCCCTACTTGCTGATCGCGATCCTGATGGTGACGCTGTTGGGGCGCGAGTTTTCCCTGGTGGTGCTGACCATCACGGTGTTCTCGTGGATGGACATGGCGCGTGTGGTGCGCGGCCAGACGCTGTCGATCCGCTCCAAGGAGTTCATCGAGGCGGCCCGCGCCATCGGCGTGCCGACGCGGCAGCTGATCTTCCGCCACGTGGTGCCGAACCTGCTGGGGATCGTGGTGATCTACACCACGGTGACGGTGCCGGGCGTGATCCTGACCGAGTCGGTGCTGTCCTTCCTCGGTCTTGGGGTGCAGGAACCGATGACCAGCTGGGGCGTGCTGATTGAGGACGGCGTCGGGGTGATGGAGACCACGCCGTGGATCCTGCTGTTCCCGGCCGGGTTGCTGTCGCTCACGCTGTACTGCGCCAACTACGTCGGGGACGGCCTGCGCGATGCGCTGGACCCGAAAGACCGCTGA